In Mytilus galloprovincialis chromosome 1, xbMytGall1.hap1.1, whole genome shotgun sequence, the following are encoded in one genomic region:
- the LOC143074751 gene encoding uncharacterized protein LOC143074751 gives MDEIAKIDKAVASLCKGDDKKSDAMMMMAPDSNWDQFLTPAPCAIALLGDLILISADTDFSLDEKPPRDGFKLLRYPNSFRASLVQVSNAGWGAFNEAHTSMDQIRLHSGNVDGHVKNAVKFLMQGTPDEVKRMLPMSLSKIQNIADESLLLAKAIEDRFIGVMELTGELLEASTNTKGVYDEKTKETEIAIEVARTERESRMKEIKNTEKRLSNMDKEVKEAQSDFKEAIDKIPSGGDLIGIAVCEAVIEGVRNITSFPSKISEGIKKKLGTSAGNDEVGERDDAYFDNEISRQRVYSQVSTITRYIYQLVEITTGKTDDNGQQCPDMGRINHGDLGRIQQFIDTARNHVNSEVNSGELRERVLQLCDNAVDICNTLQRLAKSMADLEDRNAVVSKAVNKCKYLQNESQKLEVEAHKALGRNPLDNKSPHLSKMPTQSGSSSAVTAATENARYKTELAKETLRDAKRRQEKSADELRESNEKLTKVLMDMAKLDLKKIDFDTIRETLVKGIKALAEVREQWGKLVRFFQMLSNLIKCCLHSSLTDFVDQATVGREIQMTNNAAPLSDIFRDVIFEQASKASQVAYVVRTIAGTYVQISNEHLMDRITCLGRLVALDPKKDEHEIRRKREELHNGCQEAQKAILSIVMKQKAEFNAKVEERIAKLHEIEKTMPPIEPERIKEIKTNVTSGKAAFTDDDIDDMI, from the coding sequence ATGGATGAAATTGCAAAAATAGATAAAGCTGTAGCAAGCTTGTGCAAAGGAGATGACAAAAAAAGTGATGCTATGATGATGATGGCACCAGACAGCAATTGGGATCAGTTCTTAACACCAGCTCCATGTGCTATTGCTTTGTTGGGAGATTTGATATTGATTTCAGCAGACACAGATTTTAGTCTTGACGAAAAACCACCCAGGGATGGCTTCAAGCTACTCCGGTATCCAAATTCATTCAGAGCATCATTAGTCCAAGTCAGCAATGCTGGATGGGGTGCATTTAATGAGGCACATACCAGTATGGATCAAATTCGTCTTCATAGTGGTAACGTTGATGGTCATGTAAAAAATGCCGTTAAATTTCTTATGCAAGGTACACCAGATGAAGTAAAGAGAATGTTACCTATGTCATTGTCCAAAATACAGAACATCGCTGACGAAAGCTTGCTGCTTGCTAAAGCCATTGAAGACCGATTTATTGGAGTTATGGAATTGACAGGAGAACTTCTTGAAGCATCTACTAATACGAAAGGGGTTTATGAtgaaaaaacaaaagaaactGAAATAGCAATTGAAGTCGCAAGAACAGAAAGAGAGTCAagaatgaaagaaataaaaaacacaGAGAAAAGACTTAGTAACATGGACAAGGAGGTAAAAGAAGCACAATCAGACTTTAAGGAGGCGATTGATAAAATTCCATCAGGAGGTGATTTAATTGGAATAGCCGTTTGTGAAGCAGTAATAGAAGGAGTACGTAATATTACTAGTTTTCCAAGCAAAATTTCAGAGGGAATAAAGAAGAAACTAGGAACATCTGCTGGCAATGATGAAGTTGGCGAAAGAGATGATGCGTACTTTGATAACGAAATATCACGGCAGCGTGTCTACTCTCAAGTATCAACAATCACCAGGTATATCTACCAGCTTGTGGAGATTACAACAGGTAAAACTGATGACAACGGTCAACAATGTCCTGATATGGGAAGGATAAATCATGGTGATTTAGGTCGCATCCAGCAATTCATTGACACAGCTAGAAATCATGTCAACAGTGAGGTGAATAGTGGAGAACTTCGTGAAAGGGTATTGCAATTATGTGATAATGCTGTTGACATTTGCAATACGCTCCAACGTCTAGCTAAAAGTATGGCAGATTTAGAAGATAGAAATGCTGTTGTTTCGAAAGCTGTTAACAAATGTAAATACCTTCAGAATGAATCTCAAAAACTTGAAGTAGAGGCACACAAAGCACTTGGAAGGAATCCACTTGATAACAAATCACCTCATTTGTCCAAAATGCCTACACAGAGTGGAAGTTCTTCTGCAGTTACAGCAGCGACTGAGAATGCTCGCTATAAAACGGAGCTAGCAAAAGAAACCCTGCGAGATGCAAAACGACGTCAGGAAAAATCAGCTGATGAGTTACGAGAGTCCAATGAAAAACTGACAAAAGTTTTAATGGACATGGCAAAACTTGACTTAAAGaagattgactttgacactattCGTGAAACTTTAGTTAAAGGTATTAAGGCATTAGCTGAAGTAAGAGAGCAATGGGGAAAACTTGTTCGATTCTTTCAGATGCTGTCCAATCTAATCAAATGTTGTCTGCACTCTTCTCTGACGGATTTTGTAGACCAGGCAACAGTGGGCCGTGAAATACAAATGACGAATAACGCTGCACCATTATCTGATATATTTAGGGATGTCATCTTTGAACAAGCATCAAAAGCCAGCCAAGTTGCTTACGTAGTGCGTACAATTGCTGGGACATATGTTCAAATATCTAATGAACATTTGATGGACCGAATCACATGCTTAGGACGTTTAGTAGCTCTGGATCCCAAAAAAGATGAACATGAAATAAGGAGGAAACGCGAGGAACTACATAATGGTTGTCAAGAAGCACAAAAAGCTATACTCTCTATAGTAATGAAACAGAAAGCGGAATTCAACGCAAAAGTGGAGGAAAGAATCGCAAAACTTCATGAAATCGAAAAAACAATGCCTCCAATTGAACCCGaaagaattaaagaaataaaaacgaATGTGACATCTGGTAAGGCAGCATTTACCGATGATGACATTGATGATATGATCTGA